Proteins from one Cervus canadensis isolate Bull #8, Minnesota chromosome 25, ASM1932006v1, whole genome shotgun sequence genomic window:
- the GDF11 gene encoding growth/differentiation factor 11 yields the protein MVLAAPLLLGFLLLALELRPRGEAAEGPAAAAAAAAAAAAGAGGERSSRPAPSAAPEPDGCPVCVWRQHSRELRLESIKSQILSKLRLKEAPNISREVVRQLLPQAPPLQQILDLHDFQGDALQPEDFLEEDEYHATTETVISMAQETDPAVQTDGSPLCCHFHFSPKVMFTKVLKAQLWVYLRPVPRPATVYLQILRLKPLTGEGTAGGGGGGRRHIRIRSLKIDLHSRSGHWQSIDFKQVLHSWFRQPQSNWGIEINAFDPSGTDLAVTSLGPGAEGLHPFLELRVLENTKRSRRNLGLDCDEHSSESRCCRYPLTVDFEAFGWDWIIAPKRYKANYCSGQCEYMFMQKYPHTHLVQQANPRGSAGPCCTPTKMSPINMLYFNDKQQIIYGKIPGMVVDRCGCS from the exons atGGTGCTCGCGGCCCCGCTGCTGCTGGGCTTCCTGCTCCTCGCCCTGGAGCTGCGGCCCCGGGGGGAGGCGGCCGAGGgccccgcggcggcggcggcggcggcggcggcggcggcggcgggggccggGGGGGAGCGCTCGAGCCGGCCGGCCCCGTCCGCGGCGCCCGAGCCCGACGGCTGCCCCGTGTGCGTGTGGCGGCAGCACAGCCGCGAGCTGCGCCTGGAGAGCATCAAGTCTCAGATCCTGAGCAAACTGCGGCTCAAGGAGGCGCCCAACATCAGCCGCGAGGTGGTGAGGCAGCTGCTGCCCCAGGCGCCGCCGCTGCAGCAGATCCTGGACCTGCACGACTTCCAGGGCGACGCGCTGCAGCccgaggacttcctggaggaggacgaGTACCACGCCACCACCGAGACTGTCATTAGCATGGCCCAGGAGA CCGACCCTGCGGTGCAGACAGACGGCAGCCCTCTTTGCTGCCATTTCCACTTCAGCCCCAAGGTGATGTTCACAAAAGTACTGAAGGCCCAGCTGTGGGTGTACCTCCGGCCTGTGCCCCGCCCGGCCACAGTCTACTTGCAGATCTTGCGACTGAAACCGCTAACTGGGGAAGGGActgcagggggagggggcggaggcCGGCGTCACATCCGTATCCGCTCACTCAAAATTGACCTGCACTCACGCTCCGGCCACTGGCAAAGCATCGACTTCAAGCAAGTACTACACAGCTGGTTCCGCCAGCCGCAGAGCAACTGGGGCATCGAGATCAACGCCTTCGATCCTAGTGGCACAGACCTGGCCGTCACCTCCCTGGGGCCGGGAGCTGAGGGGCTG CATCCTTTCCTGGAGCTCCGAGTCCTAGAAAACACAAAGCGGTCCCGGCGGAACCTGGGCCTGGACTGCGACGAGCATTCGAGCGAGTCCCGCTGCTGCCGCTACCCCCTCACGGTGGACTTTGAGGCTTTTGGCTGGGACTGGATCATCGCCCCTAAACGCTACAAGGCCAACTACTGCTCCGGCCAGTGCGAGTACATGTTTATGCAAAAGTACCCGCACACCCACCTGGTGCAACAGGCCAACCCGAGGGGCTCGGCCGGGCCCTGCTGCACGCCCACCAAGATGTCCCCCATCAACATGCTCTACTTCAATGACAAGCAGCAGATTATCTACGGCAAGATCCCTGGCATGGTGGTGGATCGCTGTGGCTGCTCCTAA